A genomic segment from Brevundimonas mediterranea encodes:
- a CDS encoding NADP-dependent malic enzyme: protein MPDQTEKQTFSDQEALDFHLFPTPGKISMAPTKPMATQRDLSLAYSPGVAVPVLAIAADADKAYEYTSKGNLVAVISNGTAILGLGNLGHMASKPVMEGKSVLFKRFADVDSFDVEVKTTDPDEFITVVKNIGDTWGGINLEDIKSPECFVIESELQDLLDIPVFHDDQHGTAIISTAGLINACHVAGKRLDEVKVVLSGAGAAGLSSIALMKAAGVKAENTVICDRDGVVYQGREHGMDQWKAAHATDTPLRTMAEAMVGADVVLGLSAKGAITKEMVASMAPNPIIFAMANPDPEITPEDVKSVRSDAIIATGRSDYVNQVNNVLAFPYLFRGALDVRARRVNHEMKVACAQALAALAREDVPDEVAAAYRGRKLKFGPDYIIPTPFDPRLIWYIPPFIAQAAMDTGVARVQIEDMDVYRNALRSRVDPSAALMQKINSAVRGGPNKRVVFAEGEELAVIRAAWGFKQADLGTPILVGREDLIRQNAAEAGLNFDDLGIEITNARVSEHNVEDTDWLYEKLQRRGYLRRDVARMINQDRNYFAATLVAKGRADAMVAGVTRNFNMALKEVQRVLDVEDTLIGLSILLAKGRTLFVADTTIHELPDAAELADIAVKAAETVRRLGRNPRVAFLSYSTFGNPPGDRAEKVREAIRILDKKGVDFEYEGEMPPEVALDPKGHPAYAFNRLTKPANVLVMPAIHSAAISTKLVQALGGATVIGPLLVGLEKPVQIVSLGASVSEIITAATFAAYDAGPAFQGSGLTSAPRPPAAAVEKTTTAVPPTV from the coding sequence ATGCCCGATCAAACCGAAAAACAGACCTTCTCCGACCAGGAGGCGCTGGACTTCCACCTCTTCCCGACCCCGGGCAAGATCTCGATGGCCCCGACCAAGCCGATGGCGACCCAGCGCGACCTGTCGCTGGCCTATTCGCCGGGCGTGGCCGTGCCGGTCCTTGCCATCGCCGCCGATGCGGACAAGGCCTACGAATATACGTCCAAGGGCAATCTGGTCGCCGTCATCTCCAACGGCACCGCCATCCTGGGCCTGGGCAATCTGGGCCACATGGCCTCCAAGCCGGTGATGGAGGGCAAGTCGGTCCTGTTCAAGCGCTTCGCCGACGTCGACAGCTTCGACGTCGAGGTCAAGACCACCGATCCGGACGAATTCATCACCGTCGTCAAGAACATCGGCGACACCTGGGGCGGCATCAATCTGGAGGACATCAAGTCCCCCGAGTGCTTCGTCATCGAGAGCGAGCTTCAGGACCTGCTGGACATCCCCGTCTTCCATGACGACCAGCACGGCACGGCCATCATCTCGACCGCCGGCCTGATCAACGCCTGCCACGTCGCCGGAAAACGGCTGGACGAGGTCAAGGTGGTTCTGTCGGGCGCGGGCGCGGCCGGCCTGTCCTCGATCGCCCTGATGAAGGCCGCCGGGGTCAAGGCCGAGAACACCGTCATCTGCGATCGGGACGGCGTCGTCTATCAGGGCCGCGAACACGGCATGGACCAATGGAAGGCCGCCCACGCCACCGACACCCCCCTGCGCACCATGGCCGAGGCCATGGTCGGGGCCGATGTCGTCCTGGGCCTGTCGGCCAAGGGCGCGATCACCAAGGAGATGGTGGCCTCCATGGCCCCTAATCCGATCATCTTCGCCATGGCCAACCCCGATCCCGAGATCACGCCGGAAGACGTCAAGTCAGTCCGGTCCGACGCCATCATCGCCACCGGCCGCTCGGACTATGTGAACCAGGTCAACAACGTCCTGGCCTTCCCCTATCTGTTCCGAGGCGCCCTGGATGTGCGCGCCCGTCGGGTGAACCACGAGATGAAGGTCGCCTGCGCCCAGGCCCTGGCGGCCCTGGCCCGCGAGGATGTGCCCGACGAGGTGGCCGCCGCCTATCGTGGCCGCAAGCTGAAGTTCGGCCCCGACTATATCATCCCCACCCCGTTCGACCCGCGCCTGATCTGGTACATCCCGCCCTTCATCGCCCAGGCGGCGATGGATACCGGCGTGGCCCGCGTCCAGATCGAGGATATGGACGTCTATCGCAACGCCCTGCGCTCGCGCGTCGATCCGTCCGCCGCCCTGATGCAGAAGATCAACTCGGCGGTGCGCGGCGGACCGAACAAGCGCGTTGTTTTCGCCGAGGGCGAAGAACTGGCGGTCATCCGCGCCGCCTGGGGCTTCAAACAGGCCGATCTGGGCACGCCCATCCTGGTCGGCCGCGAGGATCTGATCCGTCAGAACGCCGCCGAGGCCGGTCTGAATTTCGATGACCTGGGCATTGAGATCACGAACGCCCGCGTCTCCGAACACAATGTCGAGGACACCGACTGGCTGTACGAGAAGCTGCAGCGCCGGGGCTATCTGCGCCGCGACGTCGCGCGGATGATCAACCAGGACCGCAACTATTTCGCCGCCACCCTGGTGGCCAAGGGTCGGGCCGACGCCATGGTCGCGGGCGTGACCCGCAACTTCAACATGGCCCTGAAGGAGGTCCAGCGCGTGCTGGACGTCGAGGACACCCTGATCGGCCTGTCGATCCTGCTGGCCAAGGGCCGCACCCTGTTCGTGGCCGACACCACCATCCACGAACTGCCGGACGCCGCCGAACTGGCCGACATCGCCGTCAAGGCGGCCGAGACCGTGCGCAGGCTGGGCCGCAATCCGCGCGTCGCCTTCCTCAGCTATTCGACCTTCGGCAATCCGCCCGGCGACCGGGCCGAAAAGGTGCGCGAGGCCATCCGCATCCTGGACAAGAAGGGCGTCGATTTCGAATACGAGGGCGAAATGCCGCCGGAGGTGGCGCTGGATCCCAAGGGCCACCCGGCCTACGCCTTCAACCGCCTGACCAAGCCGGCCAACGTCCTGGTCATGCCCGCCATTCATTCAGCCGCCATCTCGACCAAACTGGTCCAGGCCCTGGGCGGCGCCACGGTGATCGGCCCCCTGCTGGTCGGGCTGGAGAAGCCGGTGCAGATCGTCTCCCTGGGCGCCTCGGTCAGCGAGATCATCACCGCCGCCACCTTCGCCGCCTATGACGCCGGTCCCGCCTTCCAGGGGTCGGGCCTGACCTCGGCGCCGCGGCCGCCCGCAGCGGCGGTCGAGAAGACCACCACTGCGGTGCCCCCCACCGTCTGA
- the rsmI gene encoding 16S rRNA (cytidine(1402)-2'-O)-methyltransferase: MSEPGPFPPTAPPPRRVEPGLYLVATPIGNLRDMTLRALDVLAAADLVLAEDTRVTAKLLTAYGLKAKLERCDDHASTRAAELAIERLRNGEVVALVSDAGTPLVSDPGFVVARAVIAEGLPVHPIPGPSSLLAALCIAGLPADRVLFAGFLPPKTAGRKSMLEDLKSQRQTLVFFESGPRLRDSLTDMAAVLGPRPAAVARELTKLFEECVRGPLDELAVHPKLDGPKGEIVVVVGPGEAEVASAADADAALAEALTRLAPGEAASEVSRALDLPRKPLYRRALELQGK, encoded by the coding sequence ATGAGCGAACCCGGCCCCTTCCCGCCCACCGCCCCCCCGCCCCGGCGGGTGGAGCCGGGTCTCTATCTGGTGGCGACGCCGATCGGGAATCTGCGCGACATGACGCTGAGGGCGCTGGACGTCCTGGCCGCCGCCGACCTGGTCCTGGCCGAGGACACCCGCGTCACCGCCAAACTGCTGACCGCATACGGGCTGAAGGCGAAGCTTGAACGCTGCGACGATCACGCTTCGACCCGCGCGGCTGAACTGGCCATCGAACGGCTCAGGAACGGCGAGGTGGTGGCCCTGGTTTCGGACGCGGGCACGCCGCTGGTGTCGGACCCCGGTTTCGTCGTCGCCCGGGCCGTGATCGCCGAGGGGCTGCCGGTCCATCCGATCCCCGGTCCGTCCAGCCTGCTGGCCGCCCTGTGCATCGCCGGCCTGCCCGCCGACCGGGTCCTGTTCGCCGGCTTCCTGCCGCCCAAGACCGCCGGCCGCAAGTCGATGCTGGAAGACCTGAAAAGCCAGCGCCAGACCCTGGTCTTCTTCGAGAGCGGGCCGCGTCTGCGCGACAGTCTGACGGACATGGCCGCCGTCCTGGGACCGCGCCCCGCCGCCGTGGCGCGCGAATTGACGAAACTGTTCGAGGAATGCGTGCGCGGCCCGCTGGACGAACTGGCGGTCCACCCCAAACTCGACGGTCCCAAGGGCGAGATCGTCGTGGTGGTCGGCCCCGGCGAAGCAGAGGTCGCCTCGGCTGCAGATGCCGATGCGGCCCTGGCCGAGGCCCTGACCCGTCTGGCGCCCGGCGAAGCGGCGTCAGAGGTGTCGCGCGCCCTGGACCTGCCCCGCAAGCCTCTTTACCGCCGGGCTCTGGAGCTCCAGGGCAAGTGA
- a CDS encoding YraN family protein yields the protein MNARLPRPAPKRRPKAAWRQAKGGAAFKAGHAAEWVAALWLMFKGYQVLGFRLKTRSGEIDLLARRGRILAVVEVKRRTTLNAALLALKPAQHDRLIAAGEAVRRNRPALQPLDLRIDMVALAPGRFPRHLRGVQRHGGG from the coding sequence GTGAACGCCCGCCTGCCCCGCCCGGCGCCGAAGCGACGCCCCAAGGCGGCGTGGCGTCAGGCCAAGGGCGGCGCCGCCTTCAAGGCCGGCCATGCGGCCGAATGGGTCGCCGCCCTGTGGCTGATGTTCAAGGGCTATCAGGTGCTGGGCTTCCGCCTGAAGACCCGGTCCGGTGAAATCGACCTGCTGGCGCGACGCGGCCGGATTCTGGCCGTGGTCGAGGTCAAACGTCGCACCACCCTGAACGCCGCGCTCCTGGCTCTGAAGCCGGCCCAGCATGATCGACTGATCGCGGCGGGCGAGGCCGTCCGACGCAATCGGCCGGCCCTGCAACCTCTTGATTTGAGAATTGATATGGTGGCGCTGGCTCCTGGCCGGTTTCCGCGTCATCTTCGCGGCGTCCAGAGACATGGCGGGGGCTGA
- a CDS encoding transglutaminase family protein: MTREKAEAILTSAGAAGDDGFPLLEAAIACAIHDNPLRDAEPVRTLAHGACERLKERIGAEGPDDALSETMAADLRLNGDLLHYDHPDNTDIIAVAERRRGLSAALAVFYLHAARAAGLKAAGVDFPGHFLVRVETAEGPVALDPFSQGRLVMPSELTRRALRAGLTPHVADRLDILMAPVTDRQTLIRLQNMLFSRAIHSRDYDSAERSALRRALLDPDDHRPWLDVAAAREKQGALTGSLQALSRAHGLDGVEEARRSSTFERVRLRLN, encoded by the coding sequence ATGACGCGGGAGAAGGCCGAGGCCATCCTGACGTCGGCCGGAGCGGCTGGCGACGACGGCTTCCCGCTGCTGGAGGCCGCGATCGCCTGCGCCATTCACGACAATCCGTTGCGCGACGCCGAGCCCGTCCGCACCCTGGCCCACGGCGCCTGCGAACGGCTGAAGGAACGGATCGGCGCAGAAGGCCCCGACGACGCCCTGTCCGAGACCATGGCGGCCGACCTGCGGCTGAACGGCGACCTGCTGCACTACGACCATCCCGACAACACCGACATCATCGCGGTCGCCGAGCGTCGGCGCGGTCTGTCGGCGGCGCTTGCGGTCTTCTATCTGCACGCGGCCCGAGCGGCGGGACTCAAGGCGGCGGGTGTGGATTTCCCGGGCCATTTTCTGGTCCGTGTCGAGACGGCCGAGGGACCGGTGGCCCTGGACCCCTTCAGTCAGGGGCGGCTGGTCATGCCCAGCGAACTGACGCGCCGCGCCTTACGCGCCGGGTTGACGCCGCATGTCGCCGACCGTCTGGACATACTGATGGCGCCGGTGACCGACCGCCAGACCTTGATCCGGCTGCAGAACATGTTGTTCAGCCGCGCCATCCACAGCCGCGACTATGACTCCGCCGAACGCTCGGCCCTGCGCCGCGCCCTGCTGGACCCCGACGATCATCGGCCCTGGCTGGACGTCGCCGCCGCGCGCGAGAAACAGGGCGCCCTGACCGGCTCGCTCCAGGCCCTGTCCCGGGCTCACGGCCTGGACGGCGTCGAGGAGGCGCGGCGCAGTTCGACCTTCGAACGCGTGCGGCTGCGGCTGAACTAG
- a CDS encoding UbiH/UbiF/VisC/COQ6 family ubiquinone biosynthesis hydroxylase, whose amino-acid sequence MADTERYDIIIAGAGLSGAAFALAAAQAGLKVVLVDPQPFSAQLAPTFDGRSTAVAFSTFRMLDALGLGQSLRPHACRMDHILVTDGRRPGAASRSASPAFLRFDADEIGGRTGGEPLGYMVENRRIRVALAEAVTAAGIEVRAPSSVASVQTDVGKATVTLADGATLIASLVVGAEGRGSTVRRAAGIDTVGWAYGQSGVVATVRLGRDHGNVAHEYFLPSGPFAILPLTDQRASLVWTETTRRAEALRDASDAAFQSHLMRRFGDFLEGVTVEGPRFVYPLSLSLAEKIVAPRIALIGDAAHGVHPVAGQGLNMGLKDAAALAEVLAEAARLGEDIGAETVLERYARWRRFDTAALAAGFDAFVRLFSNDIAPVRIARDLGMAAVNRIGPLRRAFMQEAGGATGDLPKLLRGEAV is encoded by the coding sequence ATGGCAGACACCGAACGCTACGACATCATCATCGCCGGTGCGGGGTTGAGCGGGGCGGCGTTCGCCCTGGCGGCGGCCCAGGCCGGGTTGAAGGTGGTCCTGGTCGATCCGCAGCCGTTCAGCGCACAACTTGCGCCGACGTTCGACGGCCGTTCGACGGCCGTGGCCTTTTCGACCTTCCGCATGTTGGACGCCCTGGGCCTGGGCCAGTCCCTGCGGCCCCACGCCTGCCGGATGGACCATATCCTGGTGACCGACGGCCGTCGGCCGGGCGCGGCCAGCCGGTCGGCCTCGCCGGCCTTCCTGCGGTTCGACGCCGACGAGATAGGCGGCCGCACGGGCGGCGAGCCGCTGGGCTATATGGTCGAGAACCGCCGCATCCGCGTCGCCCTCGCCGAGGCGGTGACGGCGGCGGGGATTGAGGTTCGGGCGCCGTCCTCCGTCGCCAGTGTCCAAACCGACGTCGGCAAGGCGACCGTGACCCTGGCGGACGGCGCGACCCTGATTGCGTCTCTGGTGGTGGGGGCGGAAGGGCGGGGTTCGACGGTTCGACGGGCCGCCGGCATAGACACCGTCGGCTGGGCCTACGGCCAGAGCGGGGTGGTGGCCACGGTGCGGCTGGGCCGCGATCATGGCAATGTCGCCCACGAATATTTCCTGCCCAGCGGCCCCTTCGCCATCCTGCCGCTGACGGATCAACGCGCGAGCCTGGTCTGGACCGAGACCACACGCCGGGCCGAGGCCCTGCGCGACGCCTCCGACGCAGCCTTCCAGTCCCATCTGATGCGGCGGTTCGGCGATTTTCTGGAGGGTGTCACGGTCGAGGGGCCGCGTTTCGTCTATCCGCTGTCGCTCAGCCTGGCCGAGAAGATCGTCGCGCCGCGCATCGCCCTGATCGGCGACGCGGCCCACGGCGTGCACCCGGTGGCCGGCCAGGGCTTGAACATGGGCTTGAAGGACGCGGCGGCCCTGGCGGAGGTCCTGGCCGAGGCCGCGCGTCTGGGCGAAGATATCGGGGCCGAGACGGTGTTGGAACGTTACGCCCGCTGGCGCCGGTTCGACACGGCGGCCCTGGCGGCGGGGTTCGACGCCTTCGTGCGGCTGTTCTCCAACGACATCGCCCCGGTGCGGATCGCGCGCGATCTGGGCATGGCGGCGGTCAATCGCATCGGGCCTTTGCGTCGGGCCTTCATGCAGGAAGCCGGCGGGGCGACTGGGGATTTGCCGAAGCTGCTGCGCGGCGAGGCGGTCTAG
- a CDS encoding Acg family FMN-binding oxidoreductase yields MNRRRILIGAGATLALGAAGGFAWRTSTGSSGDYDRLTARFRAPLTDAPPVTELVRYAALAASGHNTQPWRFRLSDGAVDILPDLTRRTPAVDPDDHHLFVSLGCAAENLRIAAAATGRPGELALGADGRSLRYSFTSGAAQPDPLFAAIPARRSSRTIYDGHPIPPSALARLRQATTAPGVAFHLLTDRPSLDRVRELVVAGNTAQMADPAFMAELKHWLRFNPRAALRQGDGLFSASSGSPVLPDGLGRLAFDRFFTAASENTRYEAQIASSAAVAVFVAERSDPAHWIAVGRACQRLMLAATGLGLRHAFVNQPVEVAALRPELAALVGEGDKRPNLVLRLGFGPTLPLSPRRSVEAVIL; encoded by the coding sequence ATGAACAGACGACGGATTCTGATCGGCGCCGGCGCAACGCTCGCCCTGGGCGCGGCGGGCGGCTTCGCTTGGCGGACATCCACAGGATCAAGCGGCGACTACGACCGTCTCACGGCCCGGTTTCGCGCCCCCTTGACGGACGCTCCCCCCGTGACTGAACTGGTCCGGTACGCCGCCCTGGCGGCCAGCGGTCACAACACCCAACCCTGGCGCTTTCGCCTCTCCGACGGCGCCGTCGACATCCTGCCCGACCTGACCCGCCGGACGCCGGCGGTCGATCCCGATGACCACCATCTGTTCGTCAGCCTGGGCTGTGCGGCCGAGAATTTGCGCATCGCCGCCGCCGCGACCGGCCGCCCCGGCGAACTGGCTTTGGGCGCTGACGGACGCAGCCTGCGCTACAGCTTCACCTCCGGAGCCGCCCAACCGGATCCCCTGTTCGCCGCCATTCCAGCTCGACGCTCCAGCCGCACCATCTATGACGGCCATCCCATACCGCCGAGCGCGCTGGCCCGACTGCGTCAGGCGACCACGGCGCCCGGCGTCGCCTTTCATCTTCTGACCGACCGGCCCAGCCTGGATCGCGTCCGCGAACTGGTGGTCGCCGGCAACACCGCCCAGATGGCCGATCCCGCCTTCATGGCCGAGTTGAAACATTGGCTGCGCTTCAATCCCCGCGCCGCCCTGCGCCAGGGCGACGGCCTGTTTTCGGCGTCCAGCGGCAGTCCCGTCCTGCCCGATGGCCTGGGCCGGCTCGCTTTCGACCGGTTCTTTACAGCCGCGAGCGAAAACACCCGCTATGAGGCCCAGATCGCCTCGTCCGCCGCCGTGGCCGTCTTCGTGGCGGAACGATCCGATCCCGCCCACTGGATCGCCGTCGGCCGGGCCTGCCAGAGACTGATGCTGGCTGCGACGGGCCTGGGGCTTCGCCACGCCTTCGTCAATCAGCCGGTCGAGGTCGCAGCCCTGCGCCCGGAACTGGCCGCCCTGGTCGGCGAAGGCGACAAACGTCCGAACCTGGTGCTGCGGCTCGGCTTCGGTCCGACCCTGCCTCTGTCCCCGCGTCGCTCCGTCGAGGCGGTGATCCTCTGA
- a CDS encoding FtsK/SpoIIIE family DNA translocase translates to MSTALAVGRQAWISTRILWGAPFVVRFRGMLQALLATLLLVALISWNPADASLNAASSLPTTNWLGANGALFADLFMQSLGLAAWPAALLLVAFGLARAVGDAIQQRLKPTPLKALAATGGVLLLSGALAALAAPAAWPLAAGLGGLWGDGFTGLTAQGIGALRIPGGRIIAGLVFLIGGLWLTGFAIGLRAMDFVDALHWGRSLRRPPAPPAPAVKTPRPRAAAKPKAEPRAAASLDDVATDSGSADTPQTAYDDLPPWEDEPAQAAPRPSAARPIEPRVAAPKAPKARKDDTDQQAFDFVRPEGAFDLPPLGILTKPAQRVASVDEHSLKQNAKMLEGVLQEFGVRGVIDQIRPGPVVTLYELVPAPGVKHGRVVALADDIARSMSARACRISVVQGRNAIGIELPNAKRETVYLRDLLSSAEYDKKGHLLPLALGETIGGEPYVADLARMPHLLIAGTTGSGKSVGVNAMILSILYRHSPAECRFIMIDPKMLELSVYDGIPHLLAPVVTDPKKAVVALKWTVREMEDRYRRMSKLGVRNIASYNERAREAQAKGEHFERTVQTGFDDQGRPVYESEKIRPEPLPFLVVVMDEMADLMLVAGKDVEGAVQRLAQMARAAGIHLIMATQRPSVDVITGTIKANFPTRISFQVTSKIDSRTILGEQGGEQLLGQGDMLYMAGGGRITRLHGPFVDDKEVEDVCKHLKAQAEPDYLDLITDEPDGDADGAMDEGGGGSGDDLYDRAVAVVTRDRKASTSYVQRRLQIGYNRAASLIERMEQEGVVSPANHAGKRDVLAGPPPMA, encoded by the coding sequence ATGTCCACCGCCCTCGCCGTCGGCCGTCAGGCCTGGATCAGCACCCGCATCCTGTGGGGCGCGCCCTTCGTGGTGCGCTTCCGGGGCATGCTTCAGGCCCTGCTGGCGACCCTGCTTCTGGTCGCCCTGATCTCGTGGAACCCTGCGGACGCCAGCCTGAACGCGGCTTCCAGCCTGCCGACCACCAACTGGCTGGGCGCCAATGGCGCTTTGTTCGCCGATCTGTTCATGCAGTCGCTGGGTCTGGCCGCCTGGCCCGCCGCCCTGCTGCTGGTCGCCTTTGGTCTGGCCCGTGCGGTCGGCGACGCCATCCAGCAGCGGTTGAAGCCGACACCGTTGAAGGCTCTGGCCGCGACGGGCGGGGTGCTGCTGCTGTCCGGCGCCCTCGCCGCCCTGGCCGCGCCCGCCGCCTGGCCCCTGGCCGCCGGACTGGGCGGTCTGTGGGGCGACGGCTTCACCGGCCTGACGGCCCAGGGCATAGGCGCCCTGCGCATTCCCGGCGGACGGATCATCGCCGGTCTGGTCTTCCTGATCGGCGGCCTGTGGCTGACCGGTTTCGCAATCGGCCTGCGAGCCATGGATTTCGTGGACGCCCTGCACTGGGGCCGGTCGCTGCGTCGTCCGCCCGCCCCCCCCGCCCCTGCGGTCAAGACGCCCCGCCCCCGCGCCGCGGCCAAGCCCAAAGCCGAACCTCGCGCAGCCGCAAGCCTCGACGATGTCGCGACGGACTCCGGTTCGGCCGACACCCCTCAGACCGCCTATGACGACCTGCCCCCGTGGGAAGACGAACCGGCTCAGGCGGCGCCCCGCCCCTCGGCCGCCCGGCCGATCGAGCCCCGCGTCGCTGCGCCCAAGGCGCCCAAGGCCCGCAAGGACGACACAGACCAGCAGGCCTTCGACTTCGTTCGGCCAGAAGGCGCCTTCGATCTGCCGCCCCTGGGCATACTGACCAAACCGGCCCAGCGCGTCGCCTCGGTGGACGAGCACTCGCTGAAGCAGAACGCCAAGATGCTGGAAGGCGTGCTGCAGGAGTTCGGCGTGCGCGGCGTGATCGACCAGATTCGCCCCGGCCCTGTCGTCACACTCTACGAATTGGTGCCTGCTCCCGGCGTGAAACACGGCCGCGTCGTGGCCCTGGCCGACGACATCGCCCGCTCCATGTCCGCGCGCGCCTGCCGCATCTCGGTGGTCCAGGGCCGCAACGCGATCGGCATCGAACTGCCCAACGCCAAGCGCGAGACCGTCTATCTGCGCGATCTGCTGTCCAGCGCCGAATACGACAAGAAGGGCCACCTGCTGCCCCTGGCCCTGGGCGAGACCATCGGCGGCGAACCCTATGTCGCCGACCTGGCGCGGATGCCCCACCTGCTGATCGCGGGCACCACCGGCTCGGGCAAGTCGGTGGGGGTCAACGCCATGATCCTGTCGATCCTGTATCGCCACAGCCCGGCCGAGTGCCGCTTCATCATGATCGACCCCAAGATGCTGGAGCTGTCGGTCTATGACGGCATCCCGCACCTGCTGGCCCCGGTCGTCACCGACCCGAAGAAGGCCGTCGTCGCCCTGAAATGGACGGTGCGCGAGATGGAGGACCGGTATCGCCGCATGTCCAAACTGGGCGTGCGCAACATCGCCTCCTACAACGAGCGCGCCCGCGAAGCCCAGGCGAAGGGCGAGCATTTCGAGCGCACGGTCCAGACCGGCTTCGACGATCAGGGCCGCCCGGTCTATGAATCCGAGAAGATCCGGCCCGAGCCCCTGCCCTTCCTCGTCGTGGTCATGGACGAGATGGCCGACCTGATGCTGGTCGCCGGCAAGGACGTCGAGGGCGCCGTCCAGCGCCTGGCCCAGATGGCCCGCGCCGCCGGCATCCACCTGATCATGGCGACGCAGCGCCCGTCGGTCGACGTCATCACCGGCACCATCAAGGCCAACTTCCCGACCCGGATCAGCTTCCAGGTCACCTCCAAGATCGACAGCCGCACCATCCTGGGCGAACAGGGCGGCGAACAGCTGCTGGGCCAGGGCGACATGCTCTACATGGCCGGCGGCGGGCGGATCACCCGCCTGCACGGCCCCTTCGTGGACGACAAGGAAGTCGAGGACGTCTGCAAACACCTGAAGGCCCAGGCCGAGCCCGACTATCTGGACCTGATCACCGACGAACCGGACGGCGATGCCGACGGGGCGATGGATGAAGGGGGCGGCGGCTCCGGCGATGACCTGTATGACCGCGCCGTGGCCGTGGTGACGCGGGACCGCAAGGCCTCGACCAGCTACGTCCAGCGCCGGCTGCAGATCGGCTACAACCGCGCCGCCTCGCTGATCGAGCGGATGGAGCAGGAAGGCGTGGTCAGCCCGGCCAACCACGCGGGCAAGCGCGATGTCCTGGCCGGTCCGCCGCCGATGGCGTGA
- a CDS encoding LolA family protein — translation MTAHAKTLALAPADFQRRRLLLGAGLLTGFAALGVFDTAQAQSNLSAEDRAVVQQAQAYLQTLTSAQGTFVETGPGGQRREGRFYLQRPGKMRFEYTSPAGLLVVSDGYNVKRYDPRLNNFQQVPLGRTPLSTFLARNVRLDQGVRIDRVTRMSSGAFAITARDSGRPNDGAVVLAFAGDPMRLHEWTITDAQGARTRTQLTALQPASNLASSLFQLRDPTRRPGRN, via the coding sequence ATGACCGCCCACGCCAAGACCCTCGCCCTCGCCCCCGCCGATTTCCAGCGCCGTCGGCTGCTGCTGGGCGCAGGCCTCCTGACCGGCTTCGCGGCGCTTGGCGTCTTCGATACGGCCCAGGCCCAGTCCAACCTGTCCGCCGAAGACCGCGCCGTGGTGCAGCAGGCTCAAGCCTATCTGCAGACCCTGACCTCGGCCCAGGGGACCTTCGTCGAGACGGGTCCGGGCGGTCAACGTCGTGAAGGCCGTTTCTATCTGCAGCGTCCGGGCAAGATGAGGTTCGAATACACCAGTCCGGCCGGACTTCTGGTGGTGTCGGACGGCTACAACGTCAAACGCTATGACCCGCGCCTCAACAATTTCCAGCAGGTGCCTCTGGGCCGCACGCCCCTGTCCACCTTCCTGGCGCGCAATGTCCGTCTGGACCAGGGCGTCCGCATCGACCGTGTCACGCGGATGAGCTCCGGCGCCTTCGCGATCACCGCGCGCGATTCCGGTCGTCCCAACGACGGTGCGGTCGTTCTGGCCTTCGCCGGCGATCCGATGCGGCTGCATGAATGGACCATTACGGACGCACAGGGCGCCCGCACCCGCACCCAGCTGACAGCGCTTCAGCCAGCCTCGAACCTGGCTTCCAGCCTGTTTCAGCTCCGGGATCCGACCCGTCGCCCCGGCCGCAACTGA
- a CDS encoding exodeoxyribonuclease III, producing the protein MTLRLATWNINSVRLRIDQVARFVAERAPDVLLLQEIKCTTDQFPRAAFEDMGMPHLRVAGQKGWHGVAIASRLPLEDSDTFQVCKLGHARCVSAQVAGIDVQNFYIPAGGDVPDRTLNPKFDHKMDFYEQLTAIVARQDKSRPLVMAGDFNIAPGEGDVFNHRYMSKIVSHTPIEVETLNRLQATGGFADVLRDRFPEPQKLASWWSYRAADFRKSNRGLRLDHIWTSPGLTPAVAKDTARIHDDVREWDRPSDHAPVTVDLDV; encoded by the coding sequence ATGACCCTTCGCCTCGCCACCTGGAACATCAACTCCGTCCGCCTGCGCATCGACCAGGTCGCCCGATTCGTCGCCGAACGCGCGCCCGACGTCCTGCTGTTGCAGGAGATCAAGTGCACGACCGATCAATTTCCGCGCGCCGCCTTTGAGGACATGGGAATGCCCCACCTGCGCGTGGCTGGCCAGAAGGGCTGGCACGGGGTGGCCATCGCCTCGCGCCTGCCGCTGGAGGACAGCGACACCTTCCAGGTCTGCAAACTGGGCCATGCGCGCTGCGTCTCCGCCCAGGTCGCCGGGATCGATGTTCAGAACTTCTATATACCCGCCGGCGGGGACGTCCCTGATCGGACCCTGAACCCCAAGTTCGATCACAAGATGGACTTTTACGAACAGCTGACCGCCATCGTCGCCAGACAGGACAAGTCGCGCCCCCTGGTCATGGCCGGCGACTTCAACATCGCCCCGGGCGAGGGCGACGTCTTCAACCATCGCTACATGTCCAAGATCGTCAGCCACACGCCGATCGAGGTCGAGACCCTGAACCGGCTCCAGGCCACAGGCGGCTTCGCCGACGTGCTGCGGGACCGATTCCCGGAGCCGCAAAAGCTGGCCAGCTGGTGGAGCTATCGCGCCGCCGACTTCCGCAAGTCCAATCGCGGCCTCCGCCTGGACCACATCTGGACCTCGCCGGGCCTCACTCCAGCCGTGGCCAAAGACACCGCCCGAATCCACGATGACGTCCGCGAATGGGACCGCCCGTCGGATCACGCCCCGGTCACGGTCGATCTGGACGTCTGA